A single region of the Winslowiella toletana genome encodes:
- the pstS gene encoding phosphate ABC transporter substrate-binding protein PstS: MTLMHSTLARIVAATVSLSAASAMAAASLTGAGATFPAPVYAKWADTYQKETGNKINYQGIGSSGGVKQIIAKTVDFGASDAPLSDEKLNADGLFQFPTVIGGVVMAVNIPGLKAGELVLDGATLGDIYLGKIKKWNDAAIVKLNPDVKLPDTNIAVVRRADGSGTSFVFTSYLAKVNEEWKSKVGAGSTVNWPTGLGGKGNDGIAAFVQRLPGSIGYVEYAYAKQNNLAYTKLISADGKPVSPTEESFSNAAKGADWSKTFAQDLTNQKGDDAWPISSTTFILLHKSQAKPAQAVEVLKFFDWAYKDGGKEASALDYAPLPTEVTDQIRAAWKTNIKDSSGKALY, from the coding sequence ATGACACTGATGCATAGCACCTTAGCTCGAATTGTCGCAGCAACCGTTTCTCTGAGTGCAGCTTCCGCCATGGCAGCAGCAAGCCTGACTGGCGCGGGTGCGACCTTCCCGGCACCGGTGTATGCCAAGTGGGCAGATACCTATCAGAAAGAAACCGGTAATAAAATCAACTATCAAGGTATCGGCTCATCGGGTGGTGTAAAACAGATTATTGCTAAAACCGTTGATTTTGGTGCCTCTGATGCCCCGCTGTCTGACGAAAAATTAAATGCTGATGGCCTGTTCCAGTTTCCGACGGTGATCGGCGGCGTGGTTATGGCTGTTAATATTCCGGGTCTGAAAGCTGGCGAGCTGGTGCTGGACGGCGCAACTCTTGGTGATATCTATCTCGGTAAAATTAAAAAGTGGAACGATGCCGCCATCGTTAAGCTGAACCCGGATGTCAAACTGCCTGACACCAATATTGCGGTTGTTCGCCGCGCTGATGGTTCCGGTACCTCATTTGTATTCACCAGCTATCTGGCTAAAGTTAACGAAGAGTGGAAATCGAAAGTTGGTGCGGGTTCAACCGTAAACTGGCCTACCGGTCTGGGTGGTAAAGGTAACGACGGCATTGCCGCCTTTGTTCAGCGTCTGCCTGGCTCGATTGGTTATGTTGAGTACGCTTATGCCAAGCAGAACAACCTGGCCTACACCAAACTGATTAGCGCCGACGGTAAGCCAGTCAGCCCGACCGAAGAAAGTTTCAGCAATGCGGCAAAAGGCGCAGACTGGAGCAAAACTTTCGCTCAGGATCTGACTAACCAGAAAGGTGATGATGCATGGCCAATCTCTTCAACGACCTTCATTCTGCTGCACAAATCTCAGGCTAAGCCTGCACAGGCAGTTGAAGTGCTGAAGTTCTTTGACTGGGCATACAAAGATGGCGGAAAAGAAGCCAGCGCGCTGGATTATGCGCCACTGCCAACCGAAGTTACCGATCAGATTCGTGCCGCCTGGAAGACCAACATTAAAGACAGTTCTGGTAAAGCGCTGTACTAA
- a CDS encoding lytic polysaccharide monooxygenase, which translates to MMSRKKILAILISGSGLSVSSLAFGHGALVDPPARHVSCIQQGAQNTGICAEASKNSNDGGHSFYTWQELTGFVGGNHSAAEAKKAIPGNRICSGTTRGSGFNMASDKWKTALLKPDATGKVKVRYGYTQPHVKSFTEFYITRKGVDPTKKVIGWDDVELLGTFTASENTSPTSGKTPAYTRYEDFNLEIPADRTGRAVIFSRWQRNDAGNEGFYGCSDVMITERGGDIIPPAPVPDPIEDPAPADWFKYANFADKHTPIVGSSVEFRVMGGTRGSELVQIRKAITADNVGDKWISELAAEINRDYSNLVLIGQQSQSGNITFNLQQPRGNGIYLNNTGNSAVLSVTAPANTPTAVVPANFTVVSNPDYSLGFTMDGSNSLNAESYSWKVVNGQDVFRLQEQEGGAWLSQSSKPVVRALIPAKSSGTAIYELTVKSKSGATHSNRVNITVKNQDDGGSDDYPQWQQGKTYVAGDKVTRNGVKYIAGYWTQSQPGNGDAWKLADPGQTVEWSASMTYVSGNSVTWKGKSYTAKQWTVGNQPDQSPQIWTVK; encoded by the coding sequence ATGATGAGTAGAAAGAAAATATTAGCCATTTTGATTAGCGGTTCCGGGCTTTCTGTATCCTCACTGGCCTTTGGTCATGGCGCGTTGGTCGATCCACCCGCTCGCCATGTTTCATGTATTCAGCAAGGTGCACAAAACACCGGAATTTGCGCAGAGGCCAGTAAGAATAGTAATGATGGCGGACACTCTTTTTATACATGGCAAGAGTTAACCGGATTTGTTGGCGGCAACCACAGCGCTGCTGAAGCAAAAAAAGCCATTCCAGGTAACAGGATTTGTAGCGGTACAACCCGGGGCTCTGGCTTTAATATGGCCAGCGACAAATGGAAAACGGCGTTGCTTAAGCCGGATGCCACCGGAAAAGTGAAAGTGCGCTATGGCTATACCCAACCCCATGTTAAATCCTTTACCGAGTTTTATATTACCAGGAAAGGCGTAGACCCTACGAAAAAGGTTATTGGCTGGGATGATGTAGAACTGCTGGGTACCTTTACCGCCTCTGAAAACACCTCACCGACCTCAGGCAAAACACCAGCCTATACCCGATACGAAGATTTTAACCTTGAAATTCCTGCCGACCGTACCGGCCGCGCGGTAATTTTCTCCCGCTGGCAGCGTAATGATGCAGGAAATGAAGGCTTTTATGGCTGCAGCGACGTGATGATCACCGAACGTGGTGGCGATATTATCCCTCCGGCACCGGTTCCCGATCCGATTGAAGATCCGGCCCCCGCAGACTGGTTTAAATACGCTAATTTTGCCGATAAGCATACCCCGATCGTCGGCAGTTCCGTTGAGTTCCGTGTTATGGGCGGCACCCGCGGCAGCGAGCTGGTTCAGATCCGCAAAGCCATTACCGCCGACAATGTTGGCGATAAATGGATTAGCGAACTGGCGGCTGAAATCAACCGCGATTATTCTAATTTGGTGCTAATTGGCCAACAGAGCCAGTCAGGTAATATCACCTTTAATCTGCAACAGCCGCGCGGTAACGGCATCTATCTGAATAACACCGGTAACTCCGCAGTGCTGTCGGTGACAGCGCCGGCTAACACTCCTACGGCAGTCGTACCCGCCAACTTTACAGTGGTCAGCAACCCTGATTACTCTTTAGGCTTCACGATGGATGGCTCCAACAGCCTGAACGCAGAGTCTTACAGCTGGAAAGTGGTGAACGGCCAGGATGTTTTCCGGTTGCAGGAGCAGGAAGGTGGTGCATGGCTATCACAAAGCTCTAAACCGGTGGTCCGCGCACTGATTCCAGCCAAAAGCAGTGGCACGGCGATTTATGAACTGACGGTAAAATCAAAGAGCGGTGCAACTCATTCCAATCGCGTTAACATCACCGTTAAGAATCAGGACGATGGCGGCTCTGATGATTATCCTCAGTGGCAACAGGGCAAAACCTATGTCGCTGGCGATAAAGTTACCCGGAATGGGGTTAAGTATATTGCGGGTTACTGGACTCAGTCTCAGCCGGGTAACGGCGATGCCTGGAAACTGGCTGATCCTGGCCAGACTGTTGAATGGAGTGCATCAATGACCTATGTCAGCGGCAATAGCGTGACCTGGAAAGGTAAAAGCTATACCGCTAAACAGTGGACCGTTGGCAACCAGCCGGATCAATCGCCACAGATCTGGACCGTTAAATAA
- a CDS encoding MFS transporter — translation MSTNPQAKRSATPGKAMLAAVSGYAMDGFDLLILGFMLPAISFSLALSPSQAGSLVTWTLIGAVIGGIIFGHLSDRFGRIRVLTFTILMFSLFTGLCAIAQGYWDLLIYRTLAGVGLGGEFGIGMALIAEAWPANKRNRASAWVGMGWQLGVLLAAFITPLLLNIIGWRGMFLVGLLPALLSFVIRRGMGEPEAFTRQVDNTPSLSFITRLKLLFRDAQTTKASLGILILCSVQNFGYYGLMIWMPSYLSSNFGFSLTKSGLWTAVTVVGMTFGIWLFGVLADRFARWKIFLIYQFGAVIMVVVYAQLRDPMVMLFTGAIMGMFVNGMIGGYGALISDTYPVQARATAQNVLFNLGRGVGGFGPLVIGLLVSQWSFVAAITLLALIYLLDIIATLFLIPKRQGNDDALGAIG, via the coding sequence ATGTCGACAAATCCTCAGGCGAAGCGCAGCGCCACACCTGGCAAAGCGATGCTCGCTGCCGTAAGTGGCTATGCCATGGACGGTTTTGATCTGCTTATCCTTGGCTTTATGCTACCGGCTATCAGCTTTTCTCTGGCACTCAGCCCGTCCCAGGCGGGCTCGCTGGTCACCTGGACCTTAATCGGTGCGGTGATAGGTGGCATTATTTTTGGTCATCTCAGCGACCGTTTTGGCCGCATTCGCGTGCTTACCTTCACGATTCTGATGTTCTCGCTGTTTACCGGCCTGTGTGCGATAGCACAGGGTTACTGGGATCTGTTGATCTACCGAACGTTGGCGGGTGTCGGTCTTGGCGGTGAATTTGGTATTGGTATGGCATTGATTGCTGAGGCCTGGCCGGCAAATAAGCGCAACCGCGCGTCGGCATGGGTTGGAATGGGGTGGCAGCTTGGCGTATTGCTGGCGGCGTTTATTACTCCTCTGCTGCTGAATATAATTGGCTGGCGCGGCATGTTTCTTGTTGGCCTGCTCCCTGCGTTATTGTCGTTTGTCATTCGTCGCGGTATGGGCGAGCCCGAGGCCTTTACGCGCCAGGTTGATAACACCCCTTCGCTGTCATTTATCACGCGGCTTAAGTTGCTGTTCAGGGACGCGCAAACCACCAAAGCCAGCCTCGGCATTCTGATTCTCTGCTCGGTACAAAACTTCGGTTATTACGGCCTGATGATCTGGATGCCAAGCTATCTCTCTTCCAACTTTGGTTTTTCACTGACCAAATCCGGCTTATGGACCGCCGTTACCGTCGTGGGGATGACGTTTGGTATCTGGCTGTTTGGCGTATTGGCCGATCGCTTTGCCCGCTGGAAAATTTTCCTGATTTACCAGTTTGGTGCGGTGATTATGGTGGTGGTATATGCCCAGCTGCGCGATCCGATGGTTATGCTGTTCACCGGTGCGATTATGGGAATGTTCGTTAACGGTATGATTGGCGGCTACGGCGCGCTGATTTCCGACACTTATCCGGTCCAGGCACGCGCCACGGCGCAAAATGTGTTATTTAATCTTGGCCGCGGCGTCGGCGGTTTTGGACCGCTGGTGATTGGCTTGCTGGTCTCTCAGTGGTCATTTGTTGCAGCGATTACGCTGTTAGCGCTGATCTATCTGCTGGATATTATCGCCACGCTGTTTTTGATACCGAAGCGTCAGGGTAATGATGATGCGTTAGGGGCGATTGGTTAA
- a CDS encoding NCS2 family permease — translation MSKQGILQRLFKLQEHGTTVRTEVIAGCTTFLTMVYIVFVNPQILGVAGMDTQAVFVTTCLIAAFGSILMGLVANLPVALAPAMGLNAFFAFVVVGAMGVSWQTGMGAIFWGAVGLLLLTIFRVRYWMIANIPLCLRVGISSGIGLLIAMIGLKNAGIVVPNADTLVAVGDLTSHSVLLGALGFFIIAILASRNIHVAVLVSIVVTTLIGMALGDVQYNGIFSAPPSVTSVIGQVDLAGSLNIGMAGIIFSFMLVNLFDSSGTLIGVTDKAGLADENGKFPRMKQALYVDSVSSVAGSFIGTSSVTAYIESSSGVSIGGRTGLVAVVTGLLFLLVIFLSPLAAMVPAYAAAGALIYVGVLMTSSLARVKWDDLTEAVPAFVTAAMMPFSFSITEGIALGFISYCVMKAGTGRWREISPCVVVVALLFVLKIVFIDGH, via the coding sequence ATGAGCAAACAAGGTATATTGCAGCGCCTGTTTAAACTGCAAGAGCATGGCACCACGGTACGTACCGAAGTGATCGCGGGATGCACCACTTTTCTGACTATGGTGTATATCGTTTTTGTGAACCCGCAGATCCTTGGTGTTGCTGGCATGGATACGCAAGCGGTGTTTGTCACCACCTGTCTGATTGCCGCGTTCGGCAGTATTCTGATGGGGCTGGTGGCTAACTTACCGGTGGCGCTGGCACCGGCGATGGGGCTGAACGCTTTCTTCGCCTTTGTGGTGGTGGGCGCGATGGGCGTTTCATGGCAGACCGGTATGGGTGCCATCTTCTGGGGCGCGGTTGGCCTGTTGCTGCTGACAATTTTCCGCGTGCGCTACTGGATGATTGCCAATATTCCGCTGTGCCTGCGCGTCGGTATCAGCAGCGGTATTGGCCTGTTAATTGCGATGATCGGCCTGAAAAATGCCGGTATCGTGGTGCCAAATGCGGATACGCTGGTGGCGGTTGGCGATCTGACTTCACACAGCGTACTGCTGGGTGCGCTGGGCTTCTTTATCATCGCCATTCTCGCCTCGCGTAACATTCACGTGGCGGTGCTGGTTTCGATTGTGGTCACCACGCTGATCGGTATGGCGCTTGGCGATGTGCAGTACAACGGTATTTTCTCTGCGCCACCTTCGGTAACTTCGGTGATTGGCCAGGTTGACCTCGCCGGTTCGCTGAATATCGGTATGGCTGGCATCATCTTCTCCTTTATGCTGGTGAACCTGTTCGACTCCTCGGGAACGCTGATTGGTGTAACCGATAAAGCGGGTTTAGCTGATGAGAATGGCAAGTTTCCGCGCATGAAGCAGGCACTGTATGTCGACAGCGTCAGCTCAGTAGCCGGCTCATTTATCGGTACCTCTTCCGTTACCGCATACATTGAAAGCTCTTCCGGCGTTTCCATTGGCGGCCGTACCGGGCTGGTGGCAGTCGTTACCGGTCTGTTATTCCTGCTGGTGATTTTCCTTTCGCCGCTGGCGGCGATGGTGCCAGCCTATGCCGCTGCTGGTGCGCTGATCTACGTTGGTGTGCTGATGACCTCCAGCCTGGCTCGCGTTAAGTGGGACGATCTGACCGAAGCGGTTCCGGCATTTGTTACTGCCGCAATGATGCCGTTCAGTTTCTCCATCACTGAAGGTATTGCGCTGGGCTTTATTTCATACTGTGTGATGAAGGCGGGTACCGGACGCTGGCGTGAGATCAGCCCGTGTGTTGTGGTAGTGGCGCTGCTGTTTGTACTGAAGATTGTGTTTATCGACGGCCACTAA
- the phoU gene encoding phosphate signaling complex protein PhoU: MDNLNLNKHISGQFNAELEHIRTQVMIMGGMVEKQLTDAITAMHNQDGELAKQVIEGDHKVNMMEVEIDEACVRIIAKRQPTAIDLRLVMAIIKTISELERIGDVAEKISRTALEKFGQQHMPLLVSLESLGHHTVQMLHDVLDAFARMDLNAAIQIYREDKKVDQEYEGIVRQLMTYMMEDPRTIPSVLTALFCARAIERIGDRCQNICEIIFYFVKGQDFRHVGGDRLDQLLAGEDGGSNPA; encoded by the coding sequence ATGGATAACTTAAATCTGAACAAACATATCTCCGGCCAGTTCAATGCCGAGCTGGAGCATATTCGCACTCAGGTGATGATCATGGGTGGCATGGTTGAGAAACAGCTCACCGATGCCATTACCGCGATGCACAACCAGGATGGCGAACTGGCGAAACAGGTGATTGAGGGCGATCACAAGGTCAATATGATGGAAGTGGAGATTGATGAAGCCTGCGTGCGCATCATCGCCAAACGTCAGCCGACCGCAATAGATTTACGCCTGGTGATGGCCATCATCAAGACCATCTCTGAGCTGGAGCGTATTGGCGACGTAGCGGAAAAAATCAGCCGCACCGCGCTGGAGAAATTCGGCCAGCAGCATATGCCGCTGCTGGTGAGCCTGGAGTCACTGGGTCATCATACCGTGCAAATGCTGCATGACGTGCTGGATGCCTTCGCTCGTATGGATCTGAACGCGGCTATTCAGATCTATCGCGAAGATAAGAAGGTCGATCAGGAGTACGAAGGCATCGTACGCCAGCTGATGACCTATATGATGGAAGATCCCCGCACGATTCCAAGCGTACTGACGGCGTTGTTCTGCGCCCGCGCCATCGAGCGTATTGGCGACCGCTGCCAGAATATTTGCGAAATTATCTTCTATTTCGTTAAAGGTCAGGACTTCCGTCATGTTGGCGGCGATCGGCTTGATCAGCTGCTGGCTGGCGAAGACGGCGGCAGTAACCCTGCATAA
- the yieH gene encoding 6-phosphogluconate phosphatase, whose product MSIECVFFDCDGTLVDSELICTQSYVNTFAQYGVTLSLQTMFEKYKGVKLYDIIDDVCAEHQLNAPVDELETAYRQEVARLFDAELKPITGAQQLLKQITVPMCVVSNGTVKKMQHSLGLTGMLSHFDDRLYSGYDIARWKPDPDLMFHAADKMQIPIERCILVDDSEAGAKAGIAAGIPVFYYCADSHNQPLDHPLVTAFDDMAQLPALWQARGWSITA is encoded by the coding sequence ATGAGTATTGAATGTGTATTTTTTGATTGTGACGGCACGCTGGTCGACAGTGAGCTGATCTGCACCCAATCTTACGTTAATACCTTTGCGCAGTATGGCGTAACCCTATCCCTACAGACGATGTTTGAGAAATACAAAGGGGTAAAACTGTATGACATTATCGACGATGTCTGTGCTGAACATCAGCTGAATGCGCCGGTCGATGAACTTGAGACTGCCTATCGGCAGGAGGTCGCCAGACTGTTTGATGCCGAACTCAAACCGATTACGGGCGCGCAGCAGCTGCTTAAGCAGATAACCGTTCCGATGTGTGTGGTGTCTAATGGTACGGTGAAAAAAATGCAGCATTCACTTGGCCTGACCGGAATGCTGTCGCATTTTGATGACCGGTTGTACAGCGGCTACGATATTGCGCGCTGGAAACCCGATCCTGATCTGATGTTCCACGCCGCAGATAAGATGCAGATACCGATTGAGCGTTGCATTCTGGTGGATGATTCTGAAGCGGGTGCAAAAGCGGGAATTGCGGCGGGTATTCCGGTGTTTTATTACTGTGCTGATAGCCATAATCAGCCGCTCGATCATCCGCTGGTTACGGCGTTTGATGATATGGCACAGCTGCCGGCATTATGGCAGGCGCGCGGCTGGTCGATAACCGCATAA
- the pstB gene encoding phosphate ABC transporter ATP-binding protein PstB, producing MSMVNNTPGKMQVRDLNFYYGKFHALKNINLDIAKNQVTAFIGPSGCGKSTLLRTFNKMYSLYPEQRAEGEILLDGENILTANQDIALLRARVGMVFQKPTPFPMSIYDNIAFGVRLFEKLSRADMDERVQWALTKAALWNETKDKLHQSGYSLSGGQQQRLCIARGIAIRPEVLLLDEPCSALDPISTGRIEELITELKQDYTVVIVTHNMQQAARCSDHTAFMYLGELIEFSDTDTLFTKPHQKQTEDYITGRYG from the coding sequence ATGAGTATGGTCAATAACACTCCCGGGAAAATGCAGGTTCGCGATCTGAATTTCTACTACGGGAAATTCCATGCCCTGAAGAATATCAATCTGGATATCGCTAAAAACCAGGTAACGGCATTTATCGGACCCTCAGGCTGCGGTAAATCCACCCTGCTGCGTACCTTTAATAAGATGTACTCGCTCTATCCTGAGCAGCGCGCCGAAGGCGAAATCCTGTTAGATGGCGAGAATATTTTGACCGCGAATCAGGATATCGCCCTGCTGCGTGCTCGTGTTGGCATGGTGTTTCAGAAGCCGACGCCGTTTCCGATGTCTATTTACGACAACATCGCTTTTGGTGTGCGCCTGTTTGAAAAACTGTCGCGTGCCGACATGGATGAACGCGTACAATGGGCGCTGACGAAAGCGGCCCTGTGGAATGAAACCAAAGATAAACTGCATCAGAGTGGCTACAGCCTCTCTGGTGGTCAGCAGCAGCGTCTGTGCATCGCGCGTGGCATCGCCATTCGTCCGGAAGTGCTGCTGCTTGATGAGCCTTGCTCGGCACTCGACCCGATTTCAACCGGACGTATCGAAGAGCTGATCACTGAGCTGAAGCAGGATTACACCGTGGTGATCGTAACGCACAATATGCAGCAGGCGGCACGCTGCTCCGATCACACCGCGTTTATGTATCTCGGCGAGCTGATCGAATTCAGTGATACCGATACGCTGTTTACGAAGCCGCATCAGAAACAGACTGAAGACTATATTACCGGGCGTTACGGCTGA
- a CDS encoding 4'-phosphopantetheinyl transferase family protein, translating into MASHFVRWTLVQSPARLQRLPQKLIEDSWSHNDKRRMRFLAARVLLAELMLRVYGMQQLPALISMSSGRPCFADPDLPDFSISYAGNQVGVLLAEEGGRAGLDMEIVRAHSRQTVENQRQCLTSGEKAWINAQHDAVEAATQIWTLRQCVLKLSGEGQRNIDSLRLHPASGRLRSAAFPDIQAICDVDPLLVWSCALSPGTERLRLWEYDEINGWLALRDIEVNKPNIGPRALRLTSMPQERQLQH; encoded by the coding sequence ATGGCAAGTCATTTTGTACGCTGGACGCTGGTCCAGAGTCCGGCACGTTTACAACGTTTGCCCCAGAAATTAATAGAAGATTCCTGGAGTCATAACGACAAGCGTCGTATGCGTTTTCTTGCCGCTCGCGTACTGCTGGCCGAACTGATGCTACGTGTTTATGGCATGCAACAACTTCCCGCCTTGATTTCCATGAGCAGCGGTCGTCCCTGCTTTGCCGATCCCGATCTGCCCGACTTCAGCATCTCCTATGCCGGTAACCAGGTCGGCGTGTTACTGGCGGAAGAAGGTGGCCGCGCCGGGCTCGATATGGAAATTGTGCGCGCTCATAGCCGCCAGACGGTGGAAAATCAGCGGCAGTGCCTGACTTCAGGTGAAAAGGCGTGGATTAATGCGCAACATGATGCTGTCGAAGCGGCAACACAGATCTGGACCCTGCGCCAGTGCGTACTGAAACTGAGCGGTGAAGGCCAGCGCAATATCGATTCCTTACGTCTTCATCCGGCTTCCGGCCGCCTGCGTTCAGCCGCCTTTCCTGATATTCAGGCAATCTGCGATGTTGATCCGCTACTGGTGTGGTCATGTGCGCTGTCGCCGGGCACCGAACGCCTGCGCCTGTGGGAATATGATGAGATCAACGGCTGGCTGGCCCTGCGCGATATTGAAGTGAACAAACCTAATATCGGGCCACGCGCGCTGCGCCTGACCAGCATGCCGCAGGAACGTCAGCTACAGCATTAA
- the pstC gene encoding phosphate ABC transporter permease PstC: MAATKPTFKAPGKQGDILFSALVKLAALIVLLMLGGIIVSLIIASWPSIEKFGFAFLWTKEWDAPNEKFGALVPIYGTLVTSFIALLIAVPVSFGIALFLTELAPGWLRRPLGVAIELLAAIPSIVYGMWGLFIFAPLFAEYFQTPVGNVLSGVPIVGALFEGPAFGIGILAAGVILAIMIIPYIASVMRDVFEQTPVMMKESAYGIGCTTWEVIWRIVLPFTKNGVIGGVMLGLGRALGETMAVTFIIGNTYQLDSVSLFAPGNSITSALANEFAEAESGLHTAALMELGLILFVITFIVLACSKLMVMRLAKSEGARS, from the coding sequence ATGGCTGCTACCAAGCCGACATTCAAAGCCCCCGGCAAACAGGGCGATATCCTCTTCAGTGCGCTGGTAAAACTGGCTGCGCTGATAGTGTTATTGATGCTGGGCGGCATTATTGTCTCATTGATTATCGCCTCATGGCCAAGCATTGAAAAATTCGGTTTCGCCTTCCTGTGGACAAAAGAGTGGGATGCGCCAAACGAGAAATTTGGTGCGCTGGTGCCGATTTATGGCACGCTGGTCACTTCGTTTATTGCCTTGTTGATTGCCGTACCTGTCAGCTTTGGCATCGCACTGTTCCTCACCGAGCTGGCTCCTGGCTGGCTGCGTCGCCCGCTCGGCGTGGCGATTGAGTTGCTGGCGGCGATCCCCAGCATCGTTTACGGCATGTGGGGCCTGTTTATCTTTGCTCCGCTGTTTGCTGAATATTTCCAGACGCCAGTAGGCAATGTGCTCTCGGGTGTACCGATCGTCGGCGCACTGTTTGAAGGGCCGGCCTTTGGTATCGGTATTCTTGCCGCTGGTGTGATCCTCGCCATCATGATTATTCCGTATATTGCCTCGGTAATGCGTGATGTGTTTGAGCAGACGCCGGTGATGATGAAAGAGTCTGCTTACGGTATTGGCTGCACCACCTGGGAAGTTATCTGGCGCATTGTGTTGCCCTTCACCAAAAACGGCGTGATTGGCGGCGTGATGCTCGGGCTTGGACGTGCGCTGGGTGAAACCATGGCGGTCACCTTTATTATCGGTAACACCTACCAGCTCGACAGTGTATCGCTGTTTGCACCGGGTAACAGTATTACCTCGGCGCTGGCCAACGAATTTGCTGAAGCTGAGTCCGGCCTGCATACCGCAGCACTGATGGAGCTGGGACTGATTCTGTTTGTGATTACCTTTATCGTACTGGCCTGTTCCAAACTGATGGTTATGCGTTTGGCGAAAAGTGAAGGAGCGCGCTCATGA
- the pstA gene encoding phosphate ABC transporter permease PstA, whose amino-acid sequence MTTLEMQSRAELDASRRKMQAWRRMKNRIALTLSLLTMAFGLFWLVWILFSTVTRGIDGMSLALFTEMTPPPNTPGGGLANALAGSGLLILWATVFGTPLGIMAGIYLAEYGRKSWLAEVIRFINDILLSAPSIVVGLFVYTIVVAQMQHFSGWAGVLALALLQVPIVIRTTENMLKLVPDSLREAAYALGTPKWKMISAITLKASVSGIITGVLLAIARIAGETAPLLFTSLSNQFWSTDMMQPIANLPVTIFKFAMSPFAEWQSLAWAGVLIITLCVLLLNILARVIFAKSKH is encoded by the coding sequence ATGACCACTCTTGAAATGCAGTCGCGCGCCGAACTGGACGCTTCCCGTCGCAAGATGCAGGCGTGGCGGCGGATGAAAAACCGCATTGCGCTGACGCTATCCTTGCTGACCATGGCTTTCGGCCTGTTCTGGCTGGTGTGGATTCTGTTTTCCACCGTGACCCGCGGTATTGATGGCATGTCGCTGGCGCTGTTTACTGAAATGACGCCACCACCGAACACCCCGGGCGGCGGTCTGGCTAACGCCCTCGCCGGCAGTGGCTTATTAATCCTGTGGGCGACGGTGTTTGGTACGCCGTTAGGAATCATGGCGGGTATCTATCTGGCTGAGTATGGCCGTAAATCGTGGCTGGCCGAAGTGATTCGCTTTATTAACGACATCCTGCTTTCAGCGCCGTCGATTGTGGTCGGTCTGTTTGTTTACACCATTGTCGTCGCCCAGATGCAGCACTTCTCCGGCTGGGCTGGTGTGCTGGCGCTGGCGCTGTTGCAGGTGCCAATTGTTATCCGCACCACCGAAAACATGCTGAAGCTGGTGCCGGACAGCCTGCGTGAAGCGGCCTATGCCCTCGGTACGCCAAAATGGAAAATGATTTCTGCTATTACGCTGAAAGCGTCAGTCTCCGGCATTATTACCGGTGTACTGCTGGCGATTGCGCGTATTGCCGGTGAAACCGCGCCGCTGCTGTTTACCTCATTGTCGAACCAGTTCTGGAGTACCGACATGATGCAGCCAATCGCTAACCTGCCGGTCACCATCTTTAAGTTCGCCATGAGTCCGTTTGCCGAGTGGCAAAGTCTGGCCTGGGCGGGCGTGCTGATTATTACGCTTTGTGTGCTGTTACTGAACATTCTGGCACGTGTCATCTTCGCTAAGAGCAAACATTAA